In the genome of Brachypodium distachyon strain Bd21 chromosome 3, Brachypodium_distachyon_v3.0, whole genome shotgun sequence, the window GTGCCCTCCTCTCATGCCGGTGACGGACTGCAGGTTGCAgcactgttgttgttgctgttgtccAATTAATTTGCAGAAAACCATGAAAAAACCGTAACAACGTGCCCACAAACGTCATGCACAACTTTCATCGGACTGGCTACCAGTACACACTACAGACCACCATAGAGAGGGACTGTCGGTCCTACCCGGGGgtgtcatcatcatcacacaTCACTTCTCAAGccggcgactccgacttcataACAAACGAACACCAATGAAACCCACGCCACAATGGCCGCACAGAGCCCATACCGAGCTATGCCAAACAGCCGGCCGCCATGTCGAGGACAAGGTAGTTTCGATTCCGAGAATAACCTCCAAAGGGAGAAAGGCAAGCCTTGCGTTGTAGATCGCCGAACATTTAACTAGGTTTCACGAGGCACCTAGTAGGAAGCCCCCAGCGCGTCCACCATAGCAACATCGTCATCGGCAACAGCCCCTCGACCGACGACTCTGACTTCACCACCAGCGAACACAGAAGGGAACTCTGCAAAACCACAGCTTTAACACCGTCACTTCCGCAAAGAACGTTGTAAGGACAAACACAGAAAATCACAGACGGTCGACGCTGAAGGCCACGCCAAGACCATGCTTCGCTTGCCACCATTGTCGTTGCTGCACAAGTCGCAACGTGACCGCGAGCCTCCATCCACTGGTCCCTCCAGGCGGCGTGAGCTCCAAAGACGATGCCTCCAACAAGGGGAACcccgccgagcgccgccatcATCAGGTTCTGAACCTGGGGTTTCCCCCGGAGCTCCCCTCGGGGATGGTTGGAGAGGACGACGTCACAACAGCGCCTCAAAGAAGGTGACGATGCCCTCGGACGTCACCGCTGCCGGCTCCGGCCAGTGACCAGAGGCATGGCTTTCACCCGGCGCAGTTTCCCCACCCGCCACCCGAAACCAACTGGCTCACCTTCACCTCCACCCGCTGCAGCACCTCCAACTGGAGCAGATATGGCCAAACCTGACCGGATTCAgccgccggccaccacctCCGAGAAGAGAAGCCTTGCAGCTGTACCACAAAGAGATATGGCAACCACGAGGCCGTGCGAGCCGCCGGAGCTCGCTGCACCAGCGCCGCTGAGAAGATGTGAAGTTTTATAGAATTTGGATCCAACCGTCTTGAGAAAATAAGCCAGGACTTCTTCAACAAGTATGAGTTTTGTTAGCAGCAATAGTCTCCATGATGCATAAATGAATGTATTTTTATCCTTTCGCTCATTCTTATAAGTAATGATTATGATTATGATAAAAATTGATAAATTAAAGgcaataaaataatgggacaCACAATCCGAGCTAAAAGACACAAGATAAACATATATTGTATGGTCTCGTCCAAATTGCGGAAACAACATTTCAGACTCCCCTCCTAATTTCGGTTTGCCagattctttttttaaaataacCTTGGGATCAAGGAACCACATAAAATCTTCACTTTGAGGAAATTTTAAAATTCCATAGGTATTTCTGCCGAAAGACCGTATGTCCTTCCATCAAATCCTCATACATAGATTTTACCGTAAAAAATTAATATTGTTTGCATCAATCCTATGTAGAAGCCGGGGATGATTGctctttttcctttgttttttgtaGTTTTACACGACAAAGATCTATTAGTATAAAACAACTTGAGCAATTATTTTTGAATGAAATATTAACGGTATTTCTATTGAGAAGTTGcttgttttttagttagagattaGCCATTTTTTCATCGAATTTTAGATTTATGACATTTTGATTAAAAATATGGCGACCGAGAAATACACTCATATATTAAAGTAGTACTGCTAACATGCACGTTACATCAAACAAGTAgctcatcatttttttttctcactcCACTAAACACTGGCCACCCCACAGTGCCGCCACACCAGTTCTTTGGTCACTTGGAAGCCTCATCAACCGGCTTCGCCAGAGCGCCGTCATTCTGGACACTGAACTCAATAAACCTGTCCACGTCAGGCAACACGTCCACGACGGCCGGGTGCGCGCAGAGCCGGTCCGCCCACGCGGCCAGCCTGGGCACCTTGGCCGCGTCGAGGAGGCTGACCCCGTTGATCCTCTCCACCGCCCTGATCCACCCGACGTGCGACCCCAGCGCGATGTCCAGGTACCCGACGCCGTCGCTGCCGAAGTAACCCTTCCCTCCGCCGCACTCCACGAAGGCCCCTTCCAGCTGCCACAGCGCCGCGGACACCTcagccgccgcttcctccttGTCTCCGACCACCCTTCCCCTCAGGACACGGATCGCCGTAGGAAACTACGTGCACATTGACTAATTAAGCAGGCCTTGTCGAAATGAAAAACTTAGAAGGAAAAACATAAGGGGAtccttttttaattttttgttttgttttacctTGTCGTCGACGTACTGGGCCCAGAACCGttcggcggcgcgggcgtgcgGGTCGGAGGGGAGGATGGCGGGGGCCTGGGAGGCCCAGGCGCTCGTCGACGTACTGGAGGATGACGAGGGACTCGGAGATGGGCCTGCCATTGTGGATGAGCACGGGGATCTTCTTGTGCACGGGGTTGGACGCGAGCAGCAGCTCGCTCTTGTTGCCCTTCGGCTCCGCCACCATCTCGTGCTCCACGCCTTTGAGATTGAGTGCTATTAGGACCCGGATCACGTACGGGCTCGGCCACCGGCCCAGCACGCGCACGGCCGCCTCTTCCTGTTTCTCCGACGGCATTTTCAGTCGGGGATCAGTGTCAGATTGTGTGATGGTTGTGTTGCGGCGTATGAAGAGATGAAGACTGAAGGTCGTTTGCGATGCGAAGCTAGTGCAGTGAAGTGTGCTTTTACGGGGGCCACTTCGACGTCAGAGCATACGTCATCGTTTGGAATTTGGGCAGCTTCTTTATCTGTTAGTCTTCCTACTCAACTCGGTGTGCCCTGATGTCTCACGTTTCTTGAATCCTGATGCGATCCTTTCCGTCATCGTAGAGCTATATGCACATCGGATTTTCTGTGGTTGTCAGAAAAAGATGATCTCATCTCTGCAGATTGCAGTGTGGAACCGTGGAAGAGCTGGCCCCTGCAGTCGCGGGCAGCACAGATGCACTGGCTCTCTGGTCCCAAACTAGCGAGGAGCCCGTGCAATGTCACGGAACAACAAAAGCTGAGGTAATAAGTGTAGATTTAATAGGCCAAACATTGAATGAAGTGTTTAACATGTGATTGGCCAACATGTTAAATTTGAAACATTATGCAATATTTAAAAGCTGAAACCAATTTCTTATTTAATACAAAATAATAGTTTGTTTTTCATTTGCCATTTCATaccaaatattacatatatcatACACCCAAATAACCCCCAATGCTATAATACTAAATCCCTATGTATCAAAATCACAAACATAGATtctcaaatactccctccgttgaactaaaacaacaacaacaatttagaatcgttGAGAGTAACTGCATGgatgttttctttcttataGCCGACTTGTCATCAAAGCTAATATGCTCCTTCTCTACTGAAGCTCTTCCAAGTTAGCTGACATATCAACCTGACATCATGCAAATAAGAAATGGATACGAAGCAACAAAGTTCAGACAACAAATACTATTACCATGTAaaaaacatttaaaaaaaagaatttgagCCTTCTATCTTATTACAGCTGTAATCTGAATAGTGCTAATTGCTAAGACTTTGTGATCCAAAATCCTCAAAACAGTGAACATGTACATGAAGCTCTATGCTATAGCTGCTTACAATGATAGAGTAAAGATTTATACAGTTTGCACAGAAAAGAGATTCATAAGACAAACATTTCCTTATTCATAAGACACACCAACAGTCCAAGGTGATGGAAGATTTTGAAGGAACTTACACTGCAGCTCTACCGGTGCA includes:
- the LOC100840442 gene encoding LOW QUALITY PROTEIN: uncharacterized protein LOC100840442 (The sequence of the model RefSeq protein was modified relative to this genomic sequence to represent the inferred CDS: inserted 1 base in 1 codon; deleted 1 base in 1 codon); this translates as MAGEDELKLLGTWASPWASRVKIALHLKGLSYEYVEQDLDNKSELLLSSNPVHKKVPVLIHNGKAICESLVILEYIDEAFGAIGPSFLPADPYERTIARFWAAYIDNKLAIPWAQAFKANTEEEKAEGLKQTLAAAEMLEGVLKECSKGKLFFGGDNVGYMDIALGGLITWLQETEELCGAKFFDTAKTPLLFEWMERFSGLDAAKVSLQDGGRLVEFAKXRRAQMTAATTMLDVIVRKRRSGPRKSTLHCTSFASQTTFSLHLFIRRNTTITQSDTDPRLKMPSEKQEEAAVRVLGRWPSPYVIRVLIALNLKGVEHEMVAEPKGNKSELLLASNPVHKKIPVLIHNGRPISESLVILQYVDERLGLPGPAILPSDPHARAAERFWAQYVDDKFPTAIRVLRGRVVGDKEEAAAEVSAALWQLEGAFVECGGGKGYFGSDGVGYLDIALGSHVGWIRAVERINGVSLLDAAKVPRLAAWADRLCAHPAVVDVLPDVDRFIEFSVQNDGALAKPVDEASK